From the Opitutia bacterium genome, the window GAATCGCGACGACGACGCGCGGCGAGACGACCTTGGAGTTGTTGTGCACCTTCTTGATGAAGTAGCGCAGCATCGCCTCAGTGATGTCGAAGTCGGCGATGACGCCGTCCTTCATCGGGCGGATGGCGGTGATGTTGCCGGGCGTGCGGCCGAGCATCTTTTTGGCCTCGTCGCCGACGGCGAGGACCTTGCGGCTGCCGGTGTGGACCGCGACGACGGACGGCTCACGCAGGACGATGCCCTTGTCCTTCACGTAGACGAGGGTGTTGGCGGTGCCTAAGTCGATGCCGATGTCGTTGGAAAAAAGTCCCAGCAGTTGGTTGAACATGTCGCGGTGGCAGGGTTTCCGAATCAAAGCCGCGTGCGAGCGAAATTGTCAAAACCAAAGCCGTTGAGCGGCGCGGGTTTGGGCGGGATGCCGGGTGGATTTTCCCGGCATCCCGGAGGGGCTTGCGGTGGCGTTGGCGGGCCGGTCGCCTTGGCGAGGTCAGCCGAGGTTCCAGCTGCCCGGTCCGTTCATGGCCTCGACCATCTGTTGGGTGAGGCCGGGGCCCTGTTTGCTGACGAAGTCGAACATCATGCCGCCGGCGTAGCCGTCGGGAACGATCTCGGCGGCGACCGTGGGGATCGTCGACCATTGCGACTGAAAACGGGTCTCGGCGGAGAAGCCGAGGACGAGCTGGTTTTTCGCGAGGCTGTTGCCGGAGCCGAATTGCGTGTAGGGCAGGAGGCGGGTGTTGGGGCCGCCGCCGTAGTAGGTCATTTCCCAGCCGTAATTCAGGTTGGCGGCGAGGGTGTGGCCGTTCCAGTTGCCCTGAAAGGCCGACGAGTCGCTCCAGAGCGCCTTCGTGATCAATTTGCCGGGCATCGTCTGCTTCATGAGCGTCGTCACCATCGGGAGCGAGGTGTTGTTGGCGGTGCCGGTGCTGTATTCGTCGTCGATGTCGATGCCGTCGATGCCGTAGGCGCCGACAACGTCGGTCGCGAGGTAGTTGGCGAAGTTCTGCGCGTCGGTCTGTTTCGTGAATTGCGACCAGCCGACGTTTGCCCAGCCGTTCATGACGGTGAGGAGCACGGTGATGCCCTTGGCCTGCAGGGCGGACACGAGGCCCATCTGAGGGAGGAGGGCGGCTTGGATCGCGAGATTGAGCGGATGCGAGGTGGCCGGCTGGTTGTTGTTGGCGCGCAGATAGGGCGGCGTGGCAGCGGCGTAGTTGCCGGCGCCGAGGCACACGACGTCGATGGAGGGCGTGCCGCTGGTCTGCACGTAATTGCAGAGCGTCTCCAGATCTTGCGGAATGGACGGGCTGACGTAGAGCGTGACGACCGCGTTTTTCTGGTAGGAGTCGCATTGCGGCGCGCTGCCGAACCAAGGCTGGCCGGTGAAGAATACGGCGTCGCCGGGTTGGAAGGGACTGTAGGCAGCGGCGGGTCCTTCAAGGACCATGTATTCGCGGCAGAAAAAGAAGTAGGTGATCGCAGGATTCGCGAAGGCCGTGCGCATCGCTTGCTCGGCGGTCGTGTTCGAGACCTTCGCAACGACGTTGCTCCAGCTCGCGCCGCCGAATTCGGCGACATTGGGTGTTTTTTTCCAGGCCATGACAGGTGTGGGGTTAAGGTTTGGCCCGTGCGCGCTTGTTAGGAGACGCGGGTGGGAGCGAGTCAAGCGGAGCGTCTCCACCTGCGACGCGTGGGCTTGACGCGGGGTGGGATTGCGAACGTCTTGGGCGTGCCCTGCGTGGGCGTTGCATGCACGGAACGGAATTCGTCCAGGACCTCGCGATCGTAATGCTGGTCGCCGGCCTCGTCGGCTGGTTGTGCCATCGCATCGGGCTTTCGGTGGTCGTGGGCTATCTCGCGGCCGGCATGGTGATCGGTCCGTATACGCCGCCGTTCTCGCTCGTGTCGGATGTGGCGCGCATCGAGACGCTGGCGCAGGTGGGTCTGGTGTTCCTGATGTTCTCGATCGGGATGAAACTGAGCCTGCGGAAACTGCGGCGGCTCGGCCTCTCGCTGGTCGTGGCGACTGTGGTGGGCGCGTTCGTCGTCTACTCGATCGCGCGCGTGGTCGGTGCGGGACTCGGTTGGCCGCCGGTGCAGGGCGTGTTCCTCGCGGCGATGTTGATGGTGTCGTCGTCGGCGATCATCAGCAAGGTGCTGCAGGATCTCGGCGTGACGCACGAGAAGGCCGGGCAACTCGCGATGGGAGTGTCGGTGCTCGAGGACATTGTGGCGGTGGTGATGCTCGCGATTCTGAATTCGCTGATCTCGGCCAGCGGCGCGCAGGAGGCGATGGGCGAGACGCTGGGTTTGCTCGGCGGGTTCGTCGTGCTGGCGGGCGTGGGCGGGCTGTTGCTGGTGCCGTGGTTGTTGAAGAAGCTGACGATCACGGCGGACGACGAGCTGATGACGATCGTGACGGCGGGGCTGCTGTTCATGCTCGCGATCCTGGCGCAACGGGCGGGCTTTTCGCTCGCGCTCGGCGCGTTCCTGCTGGGCGCGATCGTGGCGGAGACGCCGCATCGCACGCAGGTCGATCGGGCATTCGAGGGCATGCGCGACGTGTTCAGCGCGGTGTTCTTCGTGGCGATCGGCATGATGATCAATTTGAAGTCGGCGGCGCACCTGTGGTGGCTGATGTTGCTGCTCGCGGTCGTGACGATTTGCGGGCGCACGTTTGCGGTGGCGGTGGGGATGATGGTGACGGGCGCGGCGACGAAGGACGCGGTGCGCGTCGGCGTGTCGGCGACGGCGTTGGGCGAGTTTTCGTTCATCATTGCGCAGCTCGGCATCGCGGCGGGCGTGATGGCGCCGGAGTTCCAGGCGGTGGCGGTGGGGGTGTCGTTGCTGACGACGCTGGCGGCGCCGGCATTGATGCGGCGCGCGCCGCGGCTCGGCGAGTGGGTCGAGGCGCGGCAGCCGAAATGGCTGGAGGATTGGCTGGGATATTATCGCGAGTGGCTGGAGCGGTTGATGGCGCGGCAGAAGAAGAATCTCCTTTGGCAACTCAGCCGGAAGCGTCTGATCCAGATCGCGGTCGAGGTGCTGCTGGTGACGGGGCTGCTGTCGTTCGCGGAGAGCCTGCTCGATGCGGTCCTACCCTTCATTCCGGGCGAGAAGTTTTTCCCGCAGGCGCCGCGCGTGCTGTTCTGGTGCGGGCTGGCGGTGGTGGTGCTGGCGCCGTTGATCGCGATCTGGCGCAACGTCGCGGCGCTCGCGATGCTCTACGCGGAGGTGAGCACCGCGGGGCAGGCGAATCGCGCCAAGCTGCGTCCGATGGTGGAGACGGGCATCAAGGTCGTGGCGGGGTTGGTGATTTTCGTGTGGCTCACGGCGGTGATGCCTGTGGGCGTGATGGGGCGCTGGGTGCCGTTGGTCGCGGTGTTGCTCGCGGTGGGCGTGGTGATCTTTGCGCGGCAGAAACTGGTTTATTGGCACAGCGTGCTCGAGTTGGAGCTACAGGATCGCATCGTGCAGAACGACGAGAAGTTCACGGGCACGACGGCACCGTGGCTCGCGCAGCACAGCGAGTGGCATCTGGGGCTCACGGAGTGCGTGTTGCCCGACCAGGCCAACGCGCGCGGGCTCACGCTGGGCGAGCTGGCGTTGCGCGCGAAGTTTGGCGTCGTGGTGGCCGGCATCGAGCGGCAGGGCGTGATGGTGGGAAATCCCACGCCGGAGACGGCGCTTTATCCGCGCGACAAGATCCTGTTGCTCGGCGACGCGAAGCAGACGGCGGCGGGCAAGGCCTTTCTGCTCGCCGTGGCGGGTGCGCATGCCGCCTCGAACTTCGACGAGGTGCGGATGGAGACATGCGAGTTGCCGCACGACAGCAAGCTGGCCGGTCGCACGCTCGCGGAGCTGGCGCCGACGCGGCATTGCGGCGTGCAGGTGGCGGGCATCAATCGCGGCGGCTTGCGCATTTTGAATCCGGGCGGCGACGAGAAGCTGTTGCCCAACGATGACGTGCTCGTGCTCGGCAGTCCGGACCAGATCGCGGCGTTCAAGGCGTGGGCGCGCGAGGGGACGGTGTGAGAATTGGCGTTGCTCGGCGTGGTGCGGGAGAGAAATTGGGTCGAAAGCGGATGACTCGCCTCGGCGAGTTCCGGTTGAAAGGTCCCCAACGATGAAAGCACTGACGATTCTTCTGACGCTGCACCTCTTCGTTTCCGGCGCGCTGGCGGGCACGGGTGCTGGCGCGCCGGTGAGCGGGCGGTTCTTCAACATGCCGGTTGCAGAGGTTCTGAAAGTGCATGGGCAATTGTCGGGAACGCCCATCGCCGTGCCAAAGGAACTGAAGGAACAGAAGGTGGGCCTCACCTTCGCCATCGACAAGAAGACCAAGGATGAAGCGCTGCGGCTGATTGAGCAGGTGTTGGCCGAACAGGCAGGCGTGGAGATCATCCGCGCGCCGGACGGAAATCTTGTCGCGCGCAGGATTGAGCCGCGGAAGTGATTTGGGGCGTTGGCGTTCGGCACCGCCGCCAAGGCACGCCCGCGGCGATGAGGCGAGAGATTGAGAATCGTGCTCGGTTGCGCGGGCCGAACGTCGCCGCCGGGACGGCGGCGACCACCTTATTTCGCGAACAAAAAAAGCGCGCCGGGGGGCGCGCTTGGAAATCGGGAGCCGTGGAGCGGGCTTAGTTGTTGCCCGGCTTGGCTTCGGTCTTCGCCGCGGGCTTCTTCTCGTCGCCCTCTTCGTCTTTCGAGGCCTTCTTGAATTCCTTCACGGACTGGCCGAGGCCCTTGGCGAGGGCGGGGAGTTTCGAACCGCCGAAGAGGAGCAGCAGGATCGCGAGAACCAGCAGCATCTCGGGCATGCCGAGGCCAAACAGTCCGGCGAGAGGGAGAGTGACGTGGGACATGGTGAGCGGAGGCTACTTTGGGAAGGAGGCGAGTAAAGGCGCAAACCTGCGCGTTTAATGTGAAGAGGGTGGCGGGAATCCACCGAGGAACGGCGGCAGAGCCGAAGACGACGGACGAGCAAACGGGTTACCGGCGCCGGGGCCGCCCTGCTTGATGAATTGCGGCGGGATTTGCGGCGGCTTCTTGAGCAGGTTCTGCGGATTGTCGATCTGCTCGGCGTCGAAGAAGCCGTGCAGCTGGCGAATGCGCGTCGGGTGGCGCATCTTGCGGAGAGCCTTGGCCTCGATCTGACGGATGCGCTCGCGGGTGACTTTGAATTGCTTGCCGACTTCCTCGAGCGTGCGGCTGTAGCCGTCGACGAGGCCGAAGCGCAGCGTGAGCACGCGGCGCTCGCGCTCGGTGAGCGAGTCGAGCACGTCCATGATCTTTTCGCGCAGGAGCGAGAAGGCGGTCATGTCGTAGGGATTCTCCGCGGACTTGTCTTCGATGAAGTCGCCGAAGCTCGTGTCGTCGCCGTCGCCGACGGGCGACTGGAGCGAGATGGGCTGTTGCGCCATCTTCATGATCTGCTGC encodes:
- a CDS encoding cation:proton antiporter, with protein sequence MHGTEFVQDLAIVMLVAGLVGWLCHRIGLSVVVGYLAAGMVIGPYTPPFSLVSDVARIETLAQVGLVFLMFSIGMKLSLRKLRRLGLSLVVATVVGAFVVYSIARVVGAGLGWPPVQGVFLAAMLMVSSSAIISKVLQDLGVTHEKAGQLAMGVSVLEDIVAVVMLAILNSLISASGAQEAMGETLGLLGGFVVLAGVGGLLLVPWLLKKLTITADDELMTIVTAGLLFMLAILAQRAGFSLALGAFLLGAIVAETPHRTQVDRAFEGMRDVFSAVFFVAIGMMINLKSAAHLWWLMLLLAVVTICGRTFAVAVGMMVTGAATKDAVRVGVSATALGEFSFIIAQLGIAAGVMAPEFQAVAVGVSLLTTLAAPALMRRAPRLGEWVEARQPKWLEDWLGYYREWLERLMARQKKNLLWQLSRKRLIQIAVEVLLVTGLLSFAESLLDAVLPFIPGEKFFPQAPRVLFWCGLAVVVLAPLIAIWRNVAALAMLYAEVSTAGQANRAKLRPMVETGIKVVAGLVIFVWLTAVMPVGVMGRWVPLVAVLLAVGVVIFARQKLVYWHSVLELELQDRIVQNDEKFTGTTAPWLAQHSEWHLGLTECVLPDQANARGLTLGELALRAKFGVVVAGIERQGVMVGNPTPETALYPRDKILLLGDAKQTAAGKAFLLAVAGAHAASNFDEVRMETCELPHDSKLAGRTLAELAPTRHCGVQVAGINRGGLRILNPGGDEKLLPNDDVLVLGSPDQIAAFKAWAREGTV
- the tatA gene encoding twin-arginine translocase TatA/TatE family subunit, with product MFGLGMPEMLLVLAILLLLFGGSKLPALAKGLGQSVKEFKKASKDEEGDEKKPAAKTEAKPGNN
- a CDS encoding sigma-70 family RNA polymerase sigma factor, whose translation is QQIMKMAQQPISLQSPVGDGDDTSFGDFIEDKSAENPYDMTAFSLLREKIMDVLDSLTERERRVLTLRFGLVDGYSRTLEEVGKQFKVTRERIRQIEAKALRKMRHPTRIRQLHGFFDAEQIDNPQNLLKKPPQIPPQFIKQGGPGAGNPFARPSSSALPPFLGGFPPPSSH